A DNA window from Scomber japonicus isolate fScoJap1 chromosome 14, fScoJap1.pri, whole genome shotgun sequence contains the following coding sequences:
- the sanbr gene encoding SANT and BTB domain regulator of class switch recombination, which produces MSRFCSDNNNFPYDNNVLVLDMVLGSLWGVPQPINWDNVAKLVPGFTPKECARRFEELKGTGGFPHVDNQCNDLTEGNTSPEDGLSTLLHNGEVVETGSSQSVSKVTGSKSTGPGRTGAVEKREKRASVEEDDKPQKPRDPNMVIHVCDETKNLKQDFTCPRDLLVKEMRYFAEYLSVDAQRWEEVDISVHCDVQIFDWLMNYVRRNSAGEGNKDKPRLEPSNVISILISSEFLKMDTLVEECIQYCHKHMSAIVSTPCNMNCINSNLTTRIAELFNHNEADDIRDKKDKFKSKLFQKKIERLFDPNYQSRDSPRNASSLYRCGLCLKILTKDTESKISCVPGKINIDPRGEIIYTHPRQKNWDVHDYLNGLYEELKSWVLVYWRIWGTVNYLTCSRCQQEFVCAELTHCKYHPDSVLYPGLGTEKGWHGAGIYPCCNQRVLRFDPTGMPKGCKMRDHIVNMPDEENCDEAMLAQTRVLNDLLLHRDAVCLSSTPPAESAEESPTGAEKVQDCDVLLEPTLFRPLRGDSSTFSLLKNWSLQLRQQSLLSEDEEYTTGSEVTEDEVGDEEELSKKQAAKKAKKAHRPLKKQLSSPNFQRRDKPEKSQSRDNTPFTVSLQKSKWDSSRSMRYNQDAQREEDQRRMVEIVGYLTKMRFGDQEQSKSKDTKEPAGGIYSKLEVQFKSNARQSSEKTPRTKVRYAQIRTT; this is translated from the exons ATGAGCCGCTTCTGTTCGGACAACAACAACTTCCCTTACGACAACAACGTCCTGGTGTTGGACATGGTGTTGGGCTCTCTGTGGGGAGTGCCCCAACCCATAAACTGGGACAACGTAGCCAAGCTGGTTCCAGGATTCACACCAAAGGAG TGTGCCCGTCGCTTTGAGGAGCTGAAAGGCACCGGGGGTTTCCCTCACGTTGACAACCAGTGTAATGACCTGACAGAGGGAAACACCTCGCCTGAAGACGGGCTGTCCACACTGCTGCACAACGGGGAGGTGGTGGAGACAGGAAGCAGCCAGAGCGTTAGCAAAGTAACAG GCTCCAAATCGACAGGGCCAGGAAGGACTGGTGCTgtggagaagagggagaaaagagccTCAGTGGAGGAGGATGATAAACCTCAGAAACCTAGAGA TCCTAACATGGTCATACACGTGTGCGATGAAACCAAGAACCTGAAGCAGGACTTCACCTGTCCCAGAGATCTTCTGGTGAAAGAGATGCGCTACTTCGCCGAGTATTTGTCCGTAGACGCCCagaggtgggaggaggtggACATCTCGGTCCACTGCGACGTCCAGATCTTCGACTGGCTCATGAACTACGTCAGGAGGAACTCGGCCGGAGAGGGAAACAAGGACAAACCCCGGCTCG AGCCCAGCAATGTGATCTCAATCCTGATCTCCTCCGAGTTCTTGAAGATGGATACGTTA GTGGAGGAGTGCATCCAGTACTGCCACAAACACATGAGTGCCATCGTGTCCACGCCCTGCAACATGAACTGCATCAACAGCAACCTGACCACGCGCATCGCCGAGCTCTTCAACCACAACGAGGCCGACGACATCAGGGATAAAAAGGACAAGTTCAAGAG CAAATTGTTTCAAAAGAAAATTGAGCGTCTCTTCGACCCAAACTACCAGAGCAGAGATTCACCCAGAAACGCCTCCTCTCTCTATCG GTGTGGCCTGTGCCTTAAAATACTGAccaaagacacagagagcaaGATCTCCTGCGTTCCAGGGAAAATCAACATCGACCCGCGTGGAGAGATCATCTACACACACCCAAG gcagaAGAACTGGGATGTGCATGATTACCTCAATGGTCTGTATGAGGAGCTCAAATCCTGGGTCCTGGTCTACTGGAGAATCTGGGGTACAGTCAACTATCTCACCTGCTCACGATGCCAACAG gaattTGTGTGTGCAGAGCTAACCCACTGCAAGTACCATCCAGACAGTGTGCTGTACCCCGGCTTGGGTACAGAGAAAGGCTGGCACGGTGCAGGAATCTACCCCTGCTGCAACCAGAGAGTTCTCCGATTTGACCCCACTGGTATGCCCAAG ggctGTAAGATGCGAGACCACATAGTGAACATGCCGGATGAGGAGAACTGTGACGAGGCCATGCTGGCTCAGACCAGAGTCCTGAACgacctgctgctgcacagagACGCTGTGTGTTTGTCCAGCACGCCGCCTGCAGAGAG tgcggAGGAGAGTCCGACCGGTGCAGAGAAGGTTCAGGACTGTGACGTTCTCCTGGAGCCGACCCTCTTCAGACCTCTGAGGGGAGACAGCAGCACa TTTTCCCTTTTGAAAAACTGGAGTCTGCAACTG AGGCAACAGTCTCTGCTGTCAGAGGATGAGGAGTACACCacggggtcagaggtcactgaaGATGAGGTGGGGGATGAAGAGGAGCTGTCCAAGAAACAAG CTGCTAAGAAGGCCAAGAAGGCCCACAGACCTCTGAAAAAACAATTGTCCTCTCCAAACTTCCAACGCAGAGACAAACCAGAGAAA TCACAGTCCAGAGACAACACACCTTTCAC gGTGAGCCTTCAGAAAAGTAAGTGGGACAGTTCTCGCTCCATGCGGTACAACCAGGACGCTCAGAGAGAAGAAG acCAGCGTCGCATGGTGGAGATCGTCGGCTACTTGACCAAGATGAGGTTTGGAGATCAGGAGCAGAGTAAATCCAAGGATACTAAAGAG CCTGCAGGGGGAATCTACTCCAAACTGGAAGTGCAATTCAAAAGTAACGCCAGACAGAGTTCAGAGAAGACACCCAG AACTAAAGTACGCTACGCTCAGATCCGGACAACCTAG
- the pex13 gene encoding peroxisome biogenesis factor 13: MDSHPPPKPWERRIPGSMSAPVNFRSTDFAPSASSSMSTGPPVLTRMAPPVPPRPVQQSYRPSYGSLTSSYSPYGSSIYGGYSPYSYGGAYGGGYGGGYGGVHSLGGYGRLPQTEEVAPSRFVQQAEESSRGAFQSIESIVQAFASVSMMLDATFSAVYNSFRAVLDVANHLTRLRAHLTRVLSAFALVRTLRYLYRRLQRLLGRRSDAEVDDLWADSANDALATSASRGQGAGFEDPTVKSWPIILFFAVVLGGPYLIWKLLSSSPASEESATNWASGEDDHVVARAEYDFAASTEEEISLRAGDMLNLAPKEQQPRVRGWLMASVDGHTSGLVPANYVKVLGKRRGRKHAEMERLAELRHENQPTTQPPSAAPAQPNNTPGFTPGASAASSEELLESVYRETPASASFTLPSSTVLNIPEKIDL, translated from the exons ATGGATTCACATCCTCCTCCTAAGCCGTGGGAGCGGCGGATACCAGGATCAATGAGCGCACCTGTGAACTTCAG GTCTACAGACTTTGCCCCATCTGCCTCCTCCTCTATGTCCACCGGCCCCCCTGTCCTGACCAGGATGGCCCCCCCAGTGCCTCCTCGTCCCGTCCAGCAGTCCTACCGTCCGTCCTACGGTTCTCTCACCTCCTCGTACAGCCCCTATGGGAGCTCCATCTACGGAGGTTACAGCCCCTACAGCTATGGGGGTGCCTACGGGGGCGGCTACGGCGGCGGCTACGGTGGTGTCCACAGTCTCGGAGGGTACGGCCGATTACCCCAAACGGAAGAGGTCGCCCCCAGCAGGTTTGTGCAGcaagcagaggagagcagccgCGGTGCCTTCCAGTCCATCGAGAGCATTGTCCAAGCCTTCGCTTCAGTCAGCATGATGCTGGACGCTACATTCTCAGCCGTGTATAACAGTTTTCGAGCCGTGCTGGACGTGGCCAACCACCTGACAAGGCTGCGAGCTCACCTCACCCGGGTTCTGTCAGCGTTTGCGTTGGTGCGCACCTTGAGGTACCTCTACAGACGGTTACAGAGGCTGCTGGGGCGGAGGTCAGACGCCGAGGTGGATGACTTGTGGGCAGACAGCGCTAATGACGCCCTGGCTACGAGTGCTTCCAGAGGGCAGGGAGCAGGGTTTGAGGATCCCACTGTTAAGTCCTGGCCCATCATCCTGTTTTTCGCTGTAGTGCTGGGTGGACCCTACCTCATCTGGAAACTGCTGAGCTCTAGCCCTGCATCTGAGGAAAGCG CCACGAACTGGGCCAGCGGGGAGGATGACCATGTTGTAGCGAGAGCAGAGTACGACTTTGCAGCTTCGACTGAGGAGGAGATTTCTCTGCGTGCTGGAGACATGCTTAACCTGGCTCCTAAAG AGCAACAGCCCAGGGTCCGCGGCTGGCTGATGGCCAGCGTGGACGGTCACACCTCAGGACTCGTCCCAGCCAACTACGTGAAGGTCCTCGGCAAGAGGAGGGGCCGTAAACACGCAGAGATGGAGAGGCTCGCTGAGCTACGGCATGAGAACCAGCCGACCACCCAGCCCCCCTCGGCCGCACCCGCACAGCCCAACAACACCCCGGGCTTTACTCCAGGAGCCTCCGCTGCTTCCTCAGAGGAGCTGCTGGAGTCTGTGTACAGAGAAACACCAGCTTCAGCCAGCTTCACTTTGCCCTCCAGCACAGTGCTAAACATCCCAGAGAAGATAGACCTGTGA